A genomic window from Sulfurospirillum diekertiae includes:
- a CDS encoding CFI-box-CTERM domain-containing protein: MHLFLKRFFSFLIAFIPTFMLADINDEISAAHLLIYQGKYAQAETTYTQLMTPASEEFIAGTALVDMLHFYRGTARLIQHKNQSAQEDIEAALHPQSSMMYDDTGYMLRARLRLMQGDTKGAFEDYDALLKTTQKGIANGYRLSMALAQRGWAYILLGEQEAAKKDFLAAIATETTMIGMELNSLQKPFWQAVVQEIIPLVGTHNDVLIIKTLDDILKKQQLTTYPFTDDRSVHDERNFSNVILMYEVYGPAFLLREKIQKEKAQTYQANVNTLFASAQQSLLKGDKLGAFNSFVNAFQHSAPEDQTSRTTAVQGMSGIIRSGFTPPAPTESSRKLAIKAQVVAQEKAYQEAIELYAQAINETPWVANFYYDHALLIAEAVQKSDDYNAAIAEMKRFILLSTNALEIREAQDRIYQWEVKRDRSAQKQNAAPQGPHLSSSATGSSSDCFIATAAYGSFLDPHVVTLRHFRDRYLLTNAPGQWVVENYYHYSPPIADSIRKNSALRLLTQMVLTPIVFCIEYPIFLSILISSFGLLFWFKKRSSRFIIR, from the coding sequence ATGCATCTTTTTCTCAAACGCTTCTTCTCTTTCTTGATCGCCTTTATTCCCACGTTTATGTTGGCCGATATCAACGATGAAATCAGTGCTGCACATCTGCTCATCTACCAAGGCAAATATGCCCAAGCCGAAACAACCTATACGCAACTTATGACGCCGGCATCGGAAGAATTTATTGCCGGAACCGCTTTAGTCGATATGCTCCATTTTTATCGAGGAACAGCTCGATTGATCCAACACAAAAATCAATCAGCTCAAGAAGATATCGAAGCAGCTTTGCATCCTCAAAGCAGTATGATGTACGATGACACCGGATATATGCTTCGCGCGAGACTCCGCTTGATGCAAGGCGATACCAAAGGTGCTTTCGAGGACTATGATGCCCTTCTTAAAACCACGCAAAAAGGTATCGCAAACGGTTATCGCTTGTCAATGGCTCTAGCTCAGCGCGGTTGGGCGTATATCCTTTTAGGAGAACAAGAAGCAGCTAAAAAAGATTTTCTGGCTGCTATTGCAACTGAGACAACTATGATCGGCATGGAGTTAAACTCTCTCCAAAAACCGTTTTGGCAAGCCGTCGTGCAGGAAATCATTCCTCTTGTCGGTACGCACAATGATGTGTTGATCATCAAAACACTTGACGATATTTTAAAGAAACAACAACTAACAACCTATCCTTTTACGGATGATCGAAGTGTACACGACGAAAGAAATTTTTCGAATGTTATTTTGATGTATGAAGTCTACGGTCCTGCTTTTTTACTACGAGAAAAAATACAAAAAGAAAAAGCACAAACATACCAAGCCAACGTCAATACCCTTTTTGCTTCCGCGCAACAATCTCTTTTAAAAGGCGACAAACTCGGTGCATTCAATAGTTTTGTGAATGCTTTCCAACATTCAGCGCCAGAAGATCAAACCAGTCGTACAACTGCTGTGCAAGGGATGTCAGGCATTATTCGCTCCGGGTTTACGCCACCCGCACCTACAGAAAGTTCACGTAAACTTGCCATTAAAGCACAAGTCGTTGCTCAAGAAAAAGCGTATCAAGAGGCGATCGAACTCTATGCCCAAGCCATCAATGAAACACCTTGGGTTGCCAATTTTTACTATGATCATGCTTTATTGATAGCCGAGGCGGTGCAAAAAAGCGACGATTATAATGCCGCCATCGCCGAAATGAAACGTTTTATTCTCCTTTCTACCAATGCTTTGGAAATTCGAGAAGCACAAGATCGAATTTATCAATGGGAAGTCAAACGAGACCGAAGCGCACAAAAACAAAATGCTGCACCGCAAGGTCCGCATCTCTCATCCAGCGCAACAGGGAGTTCCAGCGATTGTTTTATCGCAACAGCGGCATATGGCTCTTTTCTCGATCCCCATGTCGTCACTTTAAGACATTTTCGTGACCGCTATCTCCTTACGAATGCACCAGGTCAATGGGTCGTCGAGAATTATTATCACTACTCGCCACCTATTGCCGATAGTATCCGGAAAAACTCTGCTTTACGATTATTGACACAAATGGTTTTAACGCCCATTGTTTTTTGCATCGAATATCCAATTTTTTTGAGTATTCTTATCAGTAGCTTTGGCCTTTTGTTTTGGTTTAAAAAGCGCTCTTCTAGGTTCATTATCCGATGA